Proteins from a single region of Erythrobacter sp.:
- a CDS encoding exopolysaccharide biosynthesis polyprenyl glycosylphosphotransferase, translating into MMPRLLESAKLANVETKMVPSLERRRLRTYALILLLDGFLFNLAFALAGLIWEGFWAEQRAMLAAQVMLPAFYTIALYNNSYGLTALTDWMFAVRKAMVALLVSAGLVNFIAFYTKSNDEFSRAGVTIGLALTAIMIIALRRIMAAVIARRWGGRVANRLVIADGGSTFPYPDAVSVSAAEYGLDPGSHDPFMLDRLGKLLRNQDHVVVSCPRDRREDWAFLLKSAGVYGEIVSEPAHSLGAIGVHRYDDLDRTTLVVSTGPLRLRSRIIKRSFDTVLASAALLALSPILIATAIAIKLEDRGPVLFVQRRLGRGNQFFDMLKFRSMRHEKLDHDGARSTARDDDRVTRIGAFIRRTSIDELPQLINVLKGEMSVVGPRPHAIGSQANNKFFWEVDRMYWQRHCLKPGLTGLAQVRGHRGATEREEDLTDRLQSDLEYINDWSLLRDIEIVLRTAMVLIHHKAY; encoded by the coding sequence ATGATGCCGAGACTTCTCGAATCGGCCAAACTCGCAAACGTCGAAACGAAAATGGTGCCTTCGCTCGAGCGGCGGCGCCTGCGGACCTATGCCCTCATCCTGCTGCTCGACGGATTTCTGTTCAATCTCGCTTTTGCCCTGGCCGGGCTGATCTGGGAAGGCTTCTGGGCCGAGCAGCGGGCGATGCTCGCCGCGCAGGTGATGCTGCCCGCCTTCTACACGATCGCGCTCTACAACAATTCCTACGGGCTGACCGCGCTCACCGACTGGATGTTCGCCGTGCGCAAGGCGATGGTGGCGCTGCTGGTTTCGGCGGGCCTCGTCAACTTCATCGCCTTCTACACCAAGTCGAACGACGAATTCTCGCGCGCCGGTGTCACCATCGGGCTGGCGCTGACCGCGATCATGATTATCGCGCTGCGCCGCATCATGGCAGCCGTGATCGCCCGCCGCTGGGGCGGCCGCGTCGCCAACCGGCTGGTGATCGCCGATGGCGGATCGACCTTCCCTTATCCCGACGCGGTGTCGGTCTCGGCCGCGGAATACGGGCTTGATCCGGGTAGCCACGATCCCTTCATGCTCGATCGGCTGGGCAAGCTGCTGCGCAATCAGGATCACGTGGTGGTAAGCTGCCCGCGTGACCGGCGCGAGGACTGGGCCTTCCTGCTCAAATCGGCGGGCGTCTATGGCGAGATCGTGAGCGAGCCGGCGCACAGCCTCGGCGCGATCGGCGTGCATCGTTACGACGACCTTGATCGCACCACGCTGGTGGTCTCCACCGGCCCGCTGCGGCTGCGCTCGCGCATCATCAAGCGCAGTTTCGATACGGTGTTGGCAAGCGCGGCGCTGCTGGCGCTCTCCCCGATCCTGATCGCGACGGCAATTGCGATCAAGCTGGAGGACCGCGGCCCGGTGCTGTTCGTCCAGCGGCGCCTCGGGCGCGGCAACCAGTTTTTCGACATGCTCAAGTTCCGCTCGATGCGGCACGAGAAGCTCGATCACGACGGTGCGCGTTCGACCGCGCGCGACGATGACCGCGTGACCCGCATCGGCGCCTTCATCCGCCGCACCAGCATCGACGAGCTGCCGCAGCTCATCAACGTGCTGAAGGGCGAGATGTCGGTGGTCGGCCCGCGTCCGCACGCGATCGGCAGTCAGGCGAACAACAAGTTCTTCTGGGAAGTCGACCGGATGTACTGGCAGCGCCACTGCCTCAAGCCGGGCCTCACGGGCCTTGCGCAGGTGCGCGGCCATCGCGGCGCGACCGAGCGCGAGGAAGACCTGACCGACCGGCTCCAGTCGGATCTAGAATATATCAACGACTGGTCGCTGCTGCGCGATATCGAGATCGTGCTGCGCACCGCGATGGTGCTGATCCACCACAAGGCTTACTAG
- the holA gene encoding DNA polymerase III subunit delta: MKATQKEFARGIPAGAERLAMFFFCGPDEAGATAAANRLVAALSSPGERVELTGAELRADPARLGDEARSTSLFGDTRHIWVRASGDEAHDALQILIETAEAGSGAAAPVIVVATSATDKSRTAKLLEKRKDALVAMFHPPDLSHVASAVRGMADAAGLRLGGDLAERIARAAGLDVRLAQSEVTKLALYCDADPQAPKSATPDDHAAIGAATEEDGFAPLVNAVLGGELGKVGGEIRRMRELGLNPVGLALALERRAAQLANITAHLGPRGQFDSIDKGTEMRLGIFFKEKRDIRQQYERWRQPAQRGTSATRLDRLIPRLAQLHRTLLANSQAAELLLAQELAEIARYAAKR, translated from the coding sequence ATGAAGGCGACCCAGAAGGAATTCGCCCGCGGCATTCCGGCAGGGGCCGAACGGCTGGCGATGTTCTTCTTCTGCGGACCGGACGAGGCCGGGGCCACCGCTGCTGCCAATCGCCTTGTCGCAGCCCTCTCTTCGCCCGGCGAACGCGTCGAGCTGACCGGCGCCGAACTGCGCGCCGATCCCGCCAGGCTCGGCGACGAGGCGCGCTCCACCTCGCTGTTCGGCGACACCCGCCACATCTGGGTGCGCGCCAGCGGCGACGAGGCGCATGACGCGCTCCAGATCCTGATCGAGACCGCCGAGGCCGGCTCGGGCGCTGCGGCCCCAGTGATCGTCGTCGCCACCTCCGCCACCGACAAGTCGCGCACCGCCAAGCTGCTCGAAAAGCGCAAGGACGCGCTGGTGGCGATGTTCCACCCGCCCGATCTCTCCCACGTCGCCAGCGCCGTGCGCGGCATGGCCGATGCCGCGGGCCTCAGGCTCGGCGGCGACCTTGCCGAACGCATCGCGCGCGCCGCCGGGCTCGACGTGCGCCTCGCCCAGTCCGAGGTCACCAAGCTCGCGCTCTATTGCGATGCCGATCCGCAGGCCCCCAAATCCGCCACCCCCGACGATCACGCCGCCATCGGCGCGGCGACCGAGGAGGACGGCTTTGCCCCGCTGGTCAACGCGGTGCTGGGCGGGGAGCTGGGCAAGGTCGGCGGCGAGATCCGGCGGATGCGCGAGCTTGGCCTCAATCCCGTCGGCCTCGCGCTGGCGCTGGAACGGCGCGCAGCGCAGCTTGCCAACATCACCGCGCATCTTGGCCCGCGCGGGCAGTTCGACAGCATCGACAAGGGCACGGAAATGCGGCTCGGCATCTTCTTCAAGGAGAAGCGCGACATCCGCCAGCAATATGAGCGCTGGCGCCAGCCCGCCCAGCGCGGCACCAGCGCAACCCGGCTCGATCGCCTGATCCCGCGCCTCGCCCAGCTCCACCGCACCCTGCTCGCCAACAGCCAGGCGGCCGAATTGCTGCTGGCCCAGGAACTCGCGGAAATCGCCCGCTACGCGGCCAAGCGGTAA
- the lptE gene encoding LPS assembly lipoprotein LptE, with protein MRHALALAALIALSACGLSPMYAGGSSATVAQGLAAVDIPAIQGQSGWLVRNALQDRLGAAGKTTPVYRLDVRLDDSLEALGVLNDDTISRERRILRARYQLIELATGKVILDATAGSDAGIDVVSSEYATIAAEQKALENLALKLAEQMATQVSLALRTRAAAAQ; from the coding sequence ATGCGCCACGCTCTCGCCCTTGCAGCGCTCATCGCGCTTTCCGCTTGCGGCCTCTCGCCGATGTATGCGGGCGGGAGCAGTGCGACGGTGGCGCAGGGGCTGGCGGCGGTCGATATTCCGGCGATCCAGGGGCAGAGCGGGTGGCTGGTGCGCAATGCGCTGCAGGACCGGCTCGGCGCGGCGGGCAAGACGACACCGGTCTATCGGCTTGACGTTCGGCTGGACGATTCGCTTGAGGCGCTGGGCGTGCTCAATGACGACACGATCAGCCGCGAACGCCGGATTCTGCGCGCGCGCTACCAGCTGATCGAGCTGGCGACGGGCAAGGTCATTCTCGATGCCACCGCCGGATCGGACGCGGGGATCGATGTGGTCTCCAGCGAATATGCCACCATCGCGGCGGAGCAGAAGGCGCTCGAGAACCTTGCGCTGAAGCTCGCCGAACAGATGGCAACCCAGGTCTCGCTGGCGCTGCGGACCCGCGCCGCCGCGGCGCAATGA
- the leuS gene encoding leucine--tRNA ligase, whose product MTETRFDPSVADGRWQRAWEEAGTFTADSDSPKPKSYILEMFPYPSGRIHMGHVRNYTMGDVLARYQKMRGFEVLHPMGWDAFGMPAENAAMEKGVHPGGWTRANIAQMKAQLQRIGFALDWTREFATCDPEYYGHEQALFADLYEAGLVYRKESTVNWDPVDMTVLANEQVIDGKGWRSGAEVEKRKLNQWFLKITDFADDLLAGLGSLEDWPEKVRLMQENWIGKSQGLEFSFDLSDGGKLAVYSTRPDTIFGASFCAIAADHPIAQGLAGDPEVAAFIDQCKKGATTAAALETAEKLGYRTPVTATHPFTGAALPVFIANFVLMEYGTGAVMGVPGHDQRDFEFATKYALPILRVVASDPARADESFKGEAEAGDGVIVNSDFLDGMSVEDAKQAVISRAEAGGWGEGRTVWRLRDWGVSRQRYWGTPIPFIHCDSCGVVPVPKDQLPVTLPEDVSFDIPGNPLERHPTWKHVDCPKCGKAARRETDTLDTFVDSSWYFLRFASQPADRPFDPEEVAKWMPVQHYIGGIEHAILHLLYARFWTRALAHIGKIDVREPFAALFTQGMVTHETYSRIDASRGVPVFFGPEDVNRTSDGATLLADGGAVEVGRVIKMSKSKKNVVDPDAIIARHGADAVRWFMLSDSPPERDLPWSDAGIEGCARFVQRLWRLFAAYDAGAEGEDKSFDRKTHQTIAAVASDIEALGFNKAVARIYELTGAVEKAAPSASRSAAIRALVHLAAPMMPHLAEEAWQAMGEGLIADAPWPAVDPALLVDDEVTIAIQHMGKLRDTVTAPKGAPKEALEALALASANLQRSLDGAAVRKIIVVPDRLVNIVT is encoded by the coding sequence ATGACTGAAACCCGTTTCGATCCGTCTGTCGCCGACGGACGCTGGCAACGCGCATGGGAAGAAGCGGGCACCTTCACCGCCGATTCCGACAGCCCCAAGCCCAAGAGCTACATCCTCGAGATGTTCCCCTATCCTTCGGGGCGCATCCACATGGGCCATGTGCGCAACTACACGATGGGCGATGTGCTGGCGCGCTACCAGAAGATGCGCGGGTTCGAAGTGCTGCACCCGATGGGCTGGGATGCCTTCGGGATGCCCGCCGAAAACGCCGCGATGGAAAAGGGCGTGCACCCGGGCGGCTGGACGCGGGCCAACATCGCGCAGATGAAAGCGCAGTTGCAGCGCATCGGCTTCGCGCTCGACTGGACGCGCGAGTTCGCCACCTGCGATCCCGAATACTACGGCCACGAACAGGCGCTGTTCGCAGACCTCTACGAGGCGGGGCTGGTCTACCGCAAGGAATCGACCGTCAACTGGGATCCGGTCGACATGACCGTGCTCGCCAACGAGCAGGTGATCGACGGCAAGGGCTGGCGCTCGGGCGCCGAGGTCGAGAAGCGCAAGCTGAACCAGTGGTTCCTCAAGATCACCGACTTTGCCGATGATCTGCTGGCAGGGCTGGGGAGCCTTGAAGACTGGCCCGAGAAGGTGCGCCTGATGCAGGAGAACTGGATCGGGAAGTCGCAGGGGCTGGAATTCAGCTTCGACCTGTCTGACGGCGGCAAGCTGGCGGTTTACTCGACCCGCCCCGACACGATCTTCGGCGCGAGCTTCTGCGCGATTGCCGCCGATCACCCGATTGCCCAGGGGCTGGCGGGTGATCCGGAGGTCGCGGCGTTTATCGACCAGTGCAAGAAGGGCGCGACCACGGCCGCAGCGCTCGAAACGGCGGAAAAGCTGGGCTATCGCACGCCCGTAACCGCCACGCACCCGTTCACCGGGGCGGCGCTGCCGGTCTTCATCGCCAACTTCGTGCTGATGGAATATGGCACGGGCGCGGTGATGGGCGTGCCGGGCCATGACCAGCGCGACTTCGAATTCGCAACCAAATACGCGCTCCCGATCCTGCGCGTGGTCGCCAGCGATCCGGCCCGCGCGGACGAGTCCTTCAAGGGCGAGGCGGAAGCCGGCGACGGGGTGATCGTCAACTCCGATTTCCTCGACGGCATGAGCGTCGAGGATGCCAAGCAGGCGGTGATTTCCCGCGCCGAGGCCGGCGGTTGGGGAGAAGGGCGCACTGTGTGGCGCCTGCGCGACTGGGGTGTGAGCCGCCAGCGTTACTGGGGCACGCCGATCCCCTTCATCCATTGCGATAGCTGCGGCGTGGTGCCGGTGCCCAAGGACCAGCTGCCCGTCACCCTGCCCGAGGATGTCAGCTTCGACATTCCCGGCAATCCGCTGGAACGCCACCCGACGTGGAAGCACGTCGATTGCCCCAAGTGCGGCAAAGCGGCGCGGCGCGAGACCGATACGCTCGACACCTTCGTCGATTCCTCGTGGTATTTCCTGCGCTTTGCGAGCCAGCCCGCCGACCGTCCCTTCGACCCGGAGGAGGTCGCCAAGTGGATGCCGGTGCAGCACTATATCGGCGGGATTGAGCACGCGATTTTGCACCTGCTCTACGCGCGCTTCTGGACGCGGGCACTGGCGCATATCGGCAAGATCGACGTGCGCGAGCCGTTCGCCGCGCTGTTCACGCAAGGGATGGTGACGCACGAGACCTATAGCCGCATCGATGCGAGCCGAGGCGTGCCGGTATTCTTCGGCCCCGAGGATGTGAACCGCACCTCGGATGGCGCGACGCTGCTGGCCGATGGCGGGGCGGTGGAAGTCGGCCGTGTCATCAAGATGTCGAAGTCGAAGAAGAACGTCGTCGACCCGGATGCGATCATCGCCCGCCACGGCGCAGACGCAGTACGCTGGTTCATGCTTTCCGACAGCCCGCCCGAGCGCGATCTGCCGTGGTCGGACGCCGGGATCGAAGGCTGCGCGCGCTTCGTGCAGCGGCTGTGGCGCTTGTTTGCGGCCTATGACGCAGGCGCTGAGGGCGAGGACAAGAGCTTTGATCGCAAGACCCACCAGACCATTGCAGCCGTCGCCTCGGACATCGAAGCGCTGGGCTTCAACAAGGCCGTGGCGCGCATTTACGAACTGACCGGCGCGGTGGAGAAGGCCGCGCCTTCGGCCAGCCGTTCGGCAGCAATCCGCGCGCTGGTGCACCTCGCTGCGCCCATGATGCCGCACCTCGCCGAAGAGGCCTGGCAGGCGATGGGTGAAGGCCTGATCGCTGATGCGCCGTGGCCCGCAGTCGATCCCGCCCTGCTGGTCGATGACGAGGTCACCATCGCCATCCAGCACATGGGCAAGCTGCGCGACACCGTCACCGCGCCCAAGGGTGCCCCCAAGGAGGCGCTGGAGGCACTGGCGCTGGCTTCAGCCAACCTGCAGCGCTCGCTTGATGGCGCGGCGGTGCGCAAGATCATTGTCGTGCCCGACCGATTGGTGAATATCGTCACCTGA
- a CDS encoding DUF3576 domain-containing protein has translation MTALAACGGSERPRTELAAAQLNTIGVNAYLWRAALDTVAFAPLLQADSNGGVIVTDWYANPANPNERVKLTVTILDQDLRADALRVAASRQVAEGGNWVEAPVQAATVQKLEDIILTKARDLRRQALAS, from the coding sequence ATGACGGCACTGGCCGCCTGCGGCGGTTCGGAGCGTCCGCGCACGGAACTGGCCGCCGCCCAGCTCAACACGATCGGCGTCAACGCCTATCTCTGGCGCGCCGCGCTCGACACCGTGGCCTTTGCCCCGCTGCTTCAGGCCGACAGCAATGGCGGCGTGATCGTGACCGACTGGTATGCCAACCCCGCCAACCCCAACGAGCGCGTCAAGCTGACCGTGACGATCCTCGATCAGGATCTGCGCGCCGATGCCCTGCGCGTTGCGGCGAGCCGTCAGGTGGCCGAGGGCGGCAACTGGGTGGAAGCGCCGGTGCAGGCCGCCACGGTGCAGAAGCTTGAGGACATCATCCTCACCAAGGCGCGCGATCTGCGCCGCCAGGCTCTGGCTTCGTAA
- the phbB gene encoding acetoacetyl-CoA reductase — MGRVAIVTGGTRGIGEAICKRLQRQGHMVIANYAGNDEKAAAFTAATGIPARRWDVGDHEACLAGCAAVEAEFGPVDIVVNNAGITRDGTLHKMSFEDWNEVLRINLGGCFNMAKATFPGMRERGWGRIVNIGSINGQAGQYGQVNYAAAKSGIHGFTKALAQEGAKFGVTVNAIAPGYIDTDMVAAVPAPVLEKIVAKIPIGRLGMAEEIARGVAFLTSENGGFMTGSTMSINGGQHMY, encoded by the coding sequence ATGGGCCGGGTTGCGATCGTCACCGGAGGAACGCGCGGGATCGGGGAGGCGATCTGCAAGCGGCTCCAGCGACAGGGCCACATGGTCATCGCCAACTACGCCGGAAACGACGAGAAGGCCGCGGCCTTCACCGCCGCAACCGGCATCCCCGCAAGGCGCTGGGACGTGGGCGATCACGAGGCCTGCCTCGCCGGATGCGCGGCGGTGGAGGCGGAATTCGGCCCCGTCGACATCGTGGTCAACAACGCCGGCATCACCCGCGACGGCACGCTCCACAAGATGAGCTTCGAGGACTGGAACGAGGTGCTGCGCATCAACCTTGGCGGGTGCTTCAACATGGCCAAGGCGACCTTCCCCGGGATGCGCGAGCGGGGCTGGGGGCGGATCGTCAATATCGGCTCGATCAACGGCCAGGCGGGGCAATACGGGCAGGTCAACTACGCTGCGGCCAAGAGCGGAATTCACGGCTTTACCAAGGCCTTGGCGCAGGAAGGCGCGAAATTCGGGGTGACGGTGAACGCGATTGCGCCGGGCTATATCGACACCGACATGGTCGCCGCCGTGCCCGCCCCGGTGCTCGAAAAGATCGTCGCCAAGATCCCCATCGGAAGGCTCGGCATGGCCGAGGAAATCGCCCGCGGGGTGGCGTTCCTCACGAGCGAGAACGGCGGCTTCATGACCGGTTCGACCATGAGCATCAACGGTGGGCAACATATGTATTGA
- a CDS encoding helix-turn-helix domain-containing protein: MSPSAALTEKEKQTLRLILRGHDAKSAARELGLSVHTINERLRDARRKLGVTSSREAARRLLAEEGQSLEAPPETLGDKALGDALSGVPAAGIAASATRRPLVLATIGVLAMSLVLAALFLPASPLSLLAPAPAISATAAAESEAAGAARAAEDFLELIDDGRWAESYAATGAEFHRLNTLERWSAVSARLRPPLGKLVTRDLVGNEWVPAPPAGYRLIKFRSAYAGGVTQTESISLAWEDGAWKVAGITFE; this comes from the coding sequence ATGAGCCCGAGCGCCGCCCTCACCGAGAAGGAAAAGCAGACCCTGCGCCTGATCCTGCGCGGGCATGACGCCAAATCGGCGGCGCGCGAGCTTGGCCTCTCGGTGCACACCATCAATGAACGGCTGCGCGATGCGCGGCGCAAGCTCGGCGTCACCAGCAGCCGCGAGGCAGCGCGGCGGCTCTTGGCGGAGGAGGGCCAGAGCCTTGAGGCACCCCCTGAAACCTTGGGGGACAAGGCTTTGGGGGATGCGCTGTCCGGGGTTCCGGCGGCAGGAATTGCGGCATCCGCCACCCGGCGGCCGCTTGTCCTTGCCACCATCGGAGTGCTTGCCATGTCGCTTGTCCTTGCCGCCCTGTTCCTGCCCGCATCACCCCTGTCGCTGCTGGCCCCGGCCCCCGCGATCAGCGCCACCGCTGCCGCCGAGAGTGAGGCCGCCGGAGCCGCCCGCGCGGCGGAAGATTTCCTCGAACTGATCGACGATGGCCGCTGGGCCGAGAGCTATGCCGCCACGGGCGCGGAGTTCCACCGGCTCAACACGCTGGAGCGCTGGAGCGCAGTCTCCGCGCGCCTGCGCCCGCCGCTCGGCAAGCTGGTGACCCGCGATCTGGTCGGCAACGAATGGGTCCCCGCCCCGCCCGCCGGATACCGGTTGATCAAGTTCCGCTCGGCCTATGCGGGCGGAGTGACGCAGACCGAGAGCATCAGCCTCGCGTGGGAGGACGGCGCGTGGAAGGTGGCGGGGATCACGTTTGAGTGA
- a CDS encoding ribbon-helix-helix domain-containing protein: protein MTTPYHPPVKRSLSIAGHQTSISLEPLFWEMLRAAAQAEGLAVAALVARIDAERIKSPTPPGLASAVRLWLVANRL, encoded by the coding sequence GTGACGACGCCCTATCACCCGCCGGTCAAACGCTCGCTTTCGATTGCGGGACACCAGACCTCGATCAGCCTCGAACCGCTGTTCTGGGAGATGCTGCGCGCCGCTGCACAGGCTGAGGGGCTGGCGGTGGCGGCGCTGGTGGCGCGGATCGATGCCGAGCGGATCAAGTCGCCCACCCCGCCCGGCCTTGCCAGCGCGGTGCGGCTGTGGCTGGTGGCGAACCGCCTATAA
- a CDS encoding ribonuclease T2 family protein produces MILRSSPSLLAALALAAPAAASAQAYQCRAPQVASVPKVAPDGPRRTLPVTGYTLALSWSPEFCKGRAAKGANALQCAGTNGSFGLVVHGLWPESRESWPQWCAPQAALTPADIRGAMCMMPSDYLVARSWAKHGTCMVKRPASYLKVTRILWQSLRIPDYDRIAREEGLTAGRIRAAFADANPSVPASAIGVKLNARGWLEEVRLCYAKTFRPVRCTPSRFGAKDSAQAKIWRGL; encoded by the coding sequence ATGATCCTGCGGTCTTCGCCTAGCCTGCTTGCAGCCCTCGCGCTCGCTGCACCCGCCGCTGCGAGCGCGCAGGCCTATCAGTGCCGCGCGCCGCAGGTGGCGAGCGTGCCGAAGGTCGCCCCCGATGGCCCGCGCCGCACCCTGCCTGTCACCGGCTACACCCTCGCGCTGAGCTGGAGCCCGGAGTTCTGCAAGGGCCGCGCAGCCAAGGGCGCCAACGCGCTGCAATGCGCGGGCACCAATGGCAGCTTCGGCCTCGTCGTCCACGGCTTGTGGCCCGAAAGCAGGGAGAGCTGGCCGCAATGGTGCGCTCCGCAAGCCGCGCTCACCCCCGCCGATATTCGCGGGGCCATGTGCATGATGCCGTCCGACTATCTGGTGGCGCGCAGCTGGGCCAAGCACGGCACCTGCATGGTGAAGCGCCCCGCGAGCTACCTCAAGGTCACGCGCATCCTGTGGCAATCGCTGCGCATCCCCGATTATGATCGCATCGCGCGCGAGGAGGGGCTCACCGCGGGACGCATCCGCGCTGCCTTTGCCGATGCCAATCCCTCGGTTCCCGCAAGCGCGATAGGAGTGAAGCTCAATGCCCGCGGTTGGCTGGAGGAGGTGCGGCTGTGCTACGCCAAGACCTTCCGCCCGGTGCGCTGCACGCCCTCGCGCTTCGGAGCGAAGGACAGCGCCCAGGCGAAAATCTGGCGGGGCTTATAG
- the nadC gene encoding carboxylating nicotinate-nucleotide diphosphorylase: MTFTLPGFDLAAFIRATLAEDLGEGLPGGGRDVTSESVIPADARFAGVMDSRDAIVVAGLPLAEAFFRHLDPDCRIEPLVADGDQVPAGTDLMRIEGKARALLTAERSALNIVQHLSGIATMTRAYVDAMREGSTTCTLLDTRKTIPGLRFLEKYATRQGGAQNHRMGLWDAAMIKDNHVAVAGSVGEAVRRAREAGVEKIICEVDRLDQIEPALQAGAHHLLLDNMDPATLAEAVRIVAGRVPTEASGGVNLQTIAAKAASGVDFISVGRLTQSAPAADIGLDFKPL; this comes from the coding sequence GTGACCTTCACCCTCCCCGGCTTCGACCTTGCCGCATTCATCCGCGCAACGCTGGCGGAGGACTTGGGTGAAGGCCTCCCCGGCGGCGGGCGGGATGTGACGTCGGAAAGCGTCATCCCCGCCGATGCGCGCTTTGCCGGGGTGATGGACAGCCGCGATGCCATCGTGGTCGCGGGGCTGCCGCTGGCCGAGGCCTTCTTCCGGCACCTCGATCCCGACTGCCGCATCGAACCGCTGGTGGCGGACGGCGATCAAGTCCCGGCGGGCACCGATCTCATGCGCATCGAGGGCAAGGCGCGCGCGCTGCTCACCGCCGAGCGCAGCGCCTTGAACATCGTCCAGCACCTCTCGGGCATCGCCACGATGACCCGCGCCTATGTCGACGCCATGCGTGAGGGCAGCACCACCTGCACGCTTCTGGATACCCGCAAGACCATCCCCGGCCTCCGCTTCCTCGAGAAATACGCCACCCGCCAGGGCGGCGCGCAGAACCACCGCATGGGGCTGTGGGACGCGGCGATGATCAAGGACAACCACGTCGCAGTCGCCGGCAGCGTTGGTGAGGCGGTGCGCCGCGCGCGCGAGGCGGGGGTCGAAAAAATCATCTGCGAGGTCGACCGCCTCGACCAGATCGAACCCGCATTGCAGGCGGGCGCGCACCACCTGCTGCTCGACAACATGGACCCCGCCACGCTGGCAGAGGCCGTGCGGATCGTCGCAGGCCGGGTGCCGACCGAGGCGAGCGGCGGCGTCAATCTCCAGACCATCGCCGCCAAGGCCGCGAGCGGGGTGGACTTCATCTCGGTCGGCCGCCTCACCCAGAGTGCGCCGGCCGCCGACATCGGGCTGGATTTCAAGCCGCTATGA